A single region of the Branchiostoma lanceolatum isolate klBraLanc5 chromosome 1, klBraLanc5.hap2, whole genome shotgun sequence genome encodes:
- the LOC136442302 gene encoding tetratricopeptide repeat protein 28-like isoform X1 produces MECQEERGIPKGDPPTTMHEPNSSTKALFLEKVRQSNAACQSGDFNLAIRLYSEAIELDPNNYILYSNRSAAYVKTGQFDLALEDAVKARDLNPKWAKAYFRQGVALQCKGQHAEALAAFASGLAQDPKSLQLRAGMVEAAMKSPIREKLEPTYRQLQKMKLDKSPFVIISVIGQELLAAGFHSASLVVLECALKVGTCSLKLKGSVFSALSTAHWLLGNTEKAIAYMQQDLTVAKSLGDAQGECRVQGNLGSAYYSKGCYKESLAHHRMQLVLAMKEKDREVAAKALSSLGHVYTSVGDFPNALASHKQCVVLAKQIDDKLFEARETGNMGTVYLAMGDFDNGIECHKQHLEIAKQCENKEEEARAYSNLGSSYHYKRNFDQAMTHHNRVLEIAAEIEEKSFEARAYAGLGHAARCMGDHDRAKHCHEQQLNIALSTKDKQAEGRACSNLGIIYQLKGEFDTALKLHKAHLAIASECNDRAGQGRAFGNMGNAFSALGHQEQGVKYHLQELTIAKAVNDRASEASTHGNLAVAYQALNAEDKALQHYHSHLNISQEIKDKASEARALSNLGNYHSTRGEFSQAVPYYDKYLNITQEIQDIEGEGKACHNLGYAHYKLGNYKEAVHYYDLDLALAKDMQDKVAMAKAYCNLGLAHKALGNVENALECQKYFLSIAHVLKNVQGKFRALGNIGDALMAKQDTEGAVKFYEQQLVLAKEVRNKSLEASAYAAMGAAHRLLRKFDKALNFHTQELNLCQEIGDVKGECKAHGHLGAVHTSLGKYTTALGCYEEQLARAKDLKDSAVEAQAYGNLGITKMNMGLFEAAIGYFEEQLATLEQVNGHSAILDRGRAYGNLGDCYEALGDNEDAVKHHEQHLTVALNSNSLFDQDRAYRGLGNAHRSMGNLQQALVCFEKRLVVAHELNNAKAMGSAYGELGCLHSTLGNFEQAISCLEHQLEMAKQMGNKNLQADAACGLGGVYQQMGEFEKALEFHQLDLEIAEENDNPACQGRAYGNLGVTHESLGNFQKAIFFQEQHLSIAAQMNDQVAKCLAYGSLGRTHHALGNYSQAITYLQQGLGIAEQLGRREDEARIRYRLGLALWSHQELEESQHQLYKAAAQFETIRRDSLLSSDYKLNMFDMQTACYQALQRVLVSLGRQEEALAIAERGRTRAFIDLLMERQGSEAGSVMDTSPVTVDQIIAAVDKQKAAVLYYSIAVGYLYSWLVIPQKGVVKFHECNMNELNSHLPSERESPLSAMSEKDNVSVAMSTSVLDQYVSYVREALGVETSIPRSSSETESEAEEMSMHSNSTFLRLINRNHVFNKSTTSMNSLLSQFSGLSAGSIRTASIGTGGGRRRRPWSGKPPLRALYDLLISPMEDVLPRMNGPKSPAGQLVLVLDGDLYLVPFAVLKGSSSNECLYERYGLVVTPSIQALSMNQQVHPQSRPSDVLPGLVLGNPKLPPSVLERWSYDPLPAAEQESRIISEMLGVKPLLGPMATKESVMEIISSAECVHFSTHVNWRLSAIVLSPGEPRGPSGYRGNSNHAVHNSPEQMDLNHDLHNDSDLESTTDAPSLSDFLLTAADILNLKLCAKLVVISCHHQESHSRITADGVVGLTRAFLAAGAQCALVSLWPVPDLACCLFMKAFYGGLMQGLMASEAMCEAMRVVQNTKPFSHPSNWAGFMLVGCDVKLSSKAALMGQALGELLQTPDRTRNAMRVLLHLVEKSLQRIHHGPHNSMYTTQQSIENKVGPVRGWKNLLISVGFHFESSANGLPPSVFFPLTDPGDRLTQCSTSLQALLGLPPNSLAALSKLVSAPEAGEALIKLLESVLSQLMTKDSVQVPINVRLWRVGGCHELLASIGFDLMEVGKDEVTMRTGKHANKRNLQFALSALLAIFDTSEAPKSLTLGSSSSLESLSSSQSSTSVPAVPKRAEGLSPTPQGEGGDQRRLSWASLYSVSSYGIPSMDHGDRAPSQANSSETPSRLPQWPPATVRPQEYDLKSSMLETDMARASPEAAVSDRLQNGGNSPLPEETPKSTAAHLRHLPSDMTSTPLAKSRLEAERDSPVNKLSPRTSMDATVNDQRVSGHKELPETEGKDSPVTPVAKDVNPPTPPRRRSRLHGRKSLFEMGPTQGYFPEVGPGFPKRDSDSLSINSSQTNEDGDKQSWNLRASGSSKHSTASTTSSSTLVEDSRAGGDVQISPAPSPTSSSVGEKQTPQKEGEGNISLAEKVLQDVETYRLAVEKMQRISKFETQQKLLEQQMKGRREAAMNQKRPTNQKPTPPPRKSSTLSDNPTPQIPPKPNIPPKPSPVRTESPYYDNISRSSRPSDLSDSNVSSSGEDGSSTPTRRMMKYPSSPYSCHIVDRSPRRTPEITAKAVDVDKNSSKSSKHSHRSHRSEGSARQGKEGKHERRAHRSKEDRKAPAEETSSKPPTESVVSSATPAYIKPRPPATNSLPNQSPAFAKLRQYFSSPPDKMKPPKQGKPQEAIEMGNMASSAADKPTTPDSPTNSIRSRGSQHSNGPVSSSRTKPLPPYPGPPRMGIGPPPYPGSPRSSLSSNPPSTSSSPRSSIAPPPYSTPTAPVHTNSPHNKVVPNTNPSRPTLTGSTSGSRRPSQQTVEDKIREETMLAAAQVDMLIAEEQRRSSMANGSVPSASTASPKKVPGSPGSKIVKIPPSKPNGPLRMVYLENGTRIIPNEKLLQSSKC; encoded by the exons GTGATGCCCAGGGAGAGTGCAGGGTGCAGGGTAACCTGGGGTCAGCCTACTACTCCAAGGGCTGCTACAAGGAGAGTCTGGCTCACCACCGCATGCAGCTGGTCCTGGCCATGAAGGAGAAGGACAGAGAG GTTGCAGCCAAAGCCCTGAGCAGCCTGGGCCATGTCTACACCTCTGTAGGAGACTTCCCCAACGCCCTGGCCAGCCACAAACAGTGCGTCGTCCTTGCCAAACAAATTGACGACAAACTGTTTGAGGCGCGGGAGACCGGAAACATGGGAACCGTGTACCTCGCCATGGGGGACTTTGACAATGGCATTGAATGTCACAAGCAGCACTTAGAGATTGCGAAGCAATGTGAGAATAAAGAGGAGGAGGCGAGAGCGTACAGTAACCTGGGGAGCTCGTATCACTACAAAAGGAACTTTGACCAGGCGATGACGCATCACAACCGCGTGCTGGAAATAGCGGCGGAAATCGAGGAGAAGTCCTTTGAGGCGAGAGCGTATGCCGGACTCGGGCATGCCGCTCGCTGCATGGGGGACCATGACCGTGCCAAGCATTGCCACGAGCAACAGTTGAACATTGCGTTGAGTACAAAGGACAAGCAGGCAGAGGGACGGGCCTGTTCAAATCTGGGTATCATCTATCAGCTGAAGGGAGAGTTTGACACCGCATTGAAACTCCACAAGGCCCATCTTGCCATAGCTTCTGAGTGCAACGACCGTGCTGGGCAAGGCAGGGCCTTCGGCAACATGGGAAATGCCTTCAGTGCCTTAGGTCACCAGGAGCAAGGGGTCAAGTACCACCTCCAGGAGCTGACCATCGCAAAAGCAGTCAACGATCGTGCCTCGGAGGCCAGCACGCACGGAAACTTGGCAGTAGCCTACCAGGCGCTAAACGCAGAGGACAAAGCCTTGCAGCATTATCACAGTCACCTGAACATTTCACAGGAAATAAAGGATAAAGCAAGCGAAGCTCGCGCACTGAGCAACCTGGGAAACTACCACAGTACAAGGGGGGAGTTCAGTCAGGCCGTGCCATACTACGACAAATATCTTAACATCACACAGGAGATACAGGATATTGAGGGGGAGGGAAAAGCTTGCCATAACCTTGGGTATGCTCACTACAAATTAGGGAACTACAAGGAAGCTGTGCACTACTATGACCTGGACCTGGCTCTTGCCAAGGACATGCAGGACAAGGTTGCCATGGCCAAGGCCTACTGTAACCTTGGTCTTGCTCACAAGGCGCTGGGAAATGTAGAAAATGCCCTCGAGTGCCAGAAATATTTCCTATCCATAGCACACGTGCTGAAAAATGTCCAAGGAAAATTCAGAGCGCTGGGAAATATCGGAGATGCTTTGATGGCCAAACAGGACACCGAAGGTGCTGTGAAGTTCTACGAACAGCAGTTAGTGCTGGCCAAGGAGGTCAGGAATAAGTCCCTGGAGGCAAGTGCCTATGCAGCCATGGGTGCTGCTCACAGACTGCTGAGGAAGTTTGATAAGGCCTTGAACTTTCACACGCAGGAGCTGAACCTGTGTCAGGAGATAGGGGATGTGAAGGGGGAGTGTAAAGCACACGGGCACCTCGGTGCCGTCCACACCTCCCTCGGGAAGTACACAACCGCGCTCGGCTGCTACGAAGAACAGCTCGCACGTGCGAAGGATCTAAAAGACAGCGCCGTTGAAGCTCAGGCGTACGGTAACCTAGGAATCACCAAGATGAACATGGGCTTGTTTGAAGCTGCCATCGGCTATTTCGAGGAGCAGCTCGCAACCCTGGAGCAGGTGAATGGCCACAGTGCCATTCTCGACCGCGGGAGGGCGTACGGGAATCTCGGAGACTGTTACGAGGCTCTAGGTGATAATGAGGATGCCGTGAAGCATCACGAGCAACATTTGACCGTCGCGCTGAACTCCAACAGCCTGTTTGATCAGGACCGAGCCTACAGAGGCCTGGGGAATGCCCACAGATCCATGGGGAACCTACAGCAGGCCCTGGTGTGTTTCGAGAAGAGACTCGTGGTGGCTCACGAACTGAACAATGCCAAGGCCATGGGGTCTGCGTACGGCGAACTGGGGTGCCTGCACAGCACCCTGGGTAACTTTGAGCAGGCGATATCGTGCTTGGAACACCAGCTGGAGATGGCCAAACAGATGGGAAACAAAAACCTGCAGGCCGACGCTGCATGTGGACTGGGTGGTGTCTACCAGCAAATGG GTGAGTTTGAAAAAGCTCTGGAGTTCCACCAACTTGACCTTGAGATTGCAGAGGAAAACGACAACCCCGCCTGCCAAGGTCGCGCCTACGGTAACCTGGGAGTTACCCATGAGTCACTGGGCAACTTCCAGAAGGCTATCTTCTTCCAGGAGCAACATCTAAGCATTG CTGCTCAGATGAACGACCAAGTAGCCAAGTGCCTGGCGTATGGCAGCCTGGGGCGCACGCACCACGCCCTGGGGAACTACTCGCAGGCCATCACGTACCTGCAGCAGGGGCTGGGCATCGCAGAACAGCTGGGCAGGAGGGAGGACGAGGCCAGGATCAGATACAG ACTTGGTCTGGCCCTGTGGTCGCACCAGGAGCTGGAGGAGTCCCAGCATCAGCTGTACAAGGCTGCTGCCCAGTTTGAGACCATCCGCAGAGACTCCCTCCTCAGCAGCGACTACAAGCTCAACATGTTCGACATGCAGACAGCTTGTTACCAG GCCTTACAAAGAGTGTTGGTCAGCCTGGGCAGACAAGAAGAAGCTCTCGCCATCGCCGAGCGCGGGCGTACACGAGCTTTTATCGACTTACTGATGGAGAGGCAGGGCTCAGAGGCAGGGAGCGTGATGGACACGTCACCGGTAACGGTTGATCAGATCATCGCTGCAGTGGACAAACAGAAGGCTGCTGTTCTGTACTACTCCATTGCTGTGGGATACCTGTACAGCTGGCTCGTCATCCCACAGAAAG GTGTGGTGAAGTTCCACGAGTGTAACATGAATGAGCTGAACAGTCACCTGCCGTCAGAAAGGGAGTCTCCACTATCAGCGATGTCCGAGAAGGACAACGTGTCAGTGGCCATGTCAACATCAGTGTTGGACCAGTACGTGTCATATGTCAGGGAGGCCCTGGGAGTGGAGACAAGCATTCCAAG GTCATCCAGTGAGACAGAGAGTGAAGCTGAAGAGATGAGCATGCACTCCAACAGTACCTTCTTGAGGCTGATCAACCGTAACCATGTCTTCAACAAGAGCACCACCAGTATGAACTCCCTACTCAGCCAGTTCTCCGGACTGTCAGCCGGCAGCATTCGCACGGCGAGTATCGGAACTGGCGGCGGCAGGAGACGGAGGCCGTGGTCGGGAAAACCGCCCTTACGCGCTCTGTACGATCTCTTGATTTCACCCATGGAGGACGTGCTACCCAGGATGAACGGACCAAAGTCGCCCGCGGGACAGCTGGTACTGGTGCTGGATGGAGATCTGTACCTTGTGCCTTTTGCTGTCTTGAAAGGGAGCTCCAGTAATGAGTGCCTGTATGAGAGATATGGCCTTGTGGTCACACCATCCATTCAGGCACTCAGTATGAACCAGCAAGTGCACCCACAGTCGAGGCCCTCTGACGTGCTACCAGGCCTGGTTTTAGGTAACCCGAAACTGCCGCCTTCTGTGTTAGAAAGGTGGTCGTACGACCCACTACCAGCTGCGGAACAAGAGTCCAGGATCATTTCAGAGATGCTGGGAGTCAAACCCTTACTGGGCCCCATGGCAACCAAAGAATCCGTCATGGAGATCATCTCCAGCGCAGAATGTGTCCACTTCTCCACTCACGTCAACTGGAGACTCTCTGCGATCGTACTGTCACCGGGAGAACCTAGAGGTCCTTCCGGGTACCGCGGCAACAGTAACCATGCCGTCCACAACAGTCCAGAACAGATGGACTTGAACCATGACCTTCACAATGACAGTGACCTTGAGAGCACTACGGATGCCCCATCCTTGTCCGACTTCCTCCTGACAGCAGCAGACATCTTGAACCTAAAACTCTGTGCCAAACTG GTTGTGATCAGCTGTCATCACCAGGAGTCTCACAGTCGCATCACGGCAGACGGCGTGGTGGGCCTGACGCGAGCGTTCCTGGCCGCGGGGGCCCAGTGCGCCCTGGTGTCCCTGTGGCCGGTACCCGACCTGGCCTGCTGCTTGTTCATGAAGGCCTTCTACGGAGGGCTGATGCAGGGACTGATGGCCAGTGAGGCCATGTGTGAAGCAATGAGAGTG GTCCAAAACACCAAGCCCTTCTCCCATCCTTCCAACTGGGCGGGCTTCATGTTGGTGGGCTGTGATGTGAAGCTCAGCAGTAAGGCGGCGCTCATGGGCCAGGCCCTCGGGGAGCTGCTGCAGACACCAGACAGAACACGGAACGCTATGAGGGTTCTACTTCACCTG GTGGAGAAGTCCTTACAGAGAATCCACCATGGCCCCCACAACTCCATGTACACCACACAGCAGAGCATAGAGAACAAGGTGGGACCTGTCCGGGGATGGAAGAACCTCCTCATATCTGTGGGCTTCCACTTCGAGTCATCGGCCAATGGGCTGCCGCCAAGTGTCTTCTTCCCATTGACTGACCCAGGGGATAGGCTGACACAGTGCAGCACTAGTCTGCAAGCATTACTTG GTTTACCACCAAACTCTCTGGCTGCACTCTCCAAACTTGTGTCAGCTCCAGAGGCAGGCGAGGCACTCATCAAACTG CTCGAGTCAGTCCTGTCACAGCTGATGACcaaagacagtgtacaggtccCTATCAATGTACGGCTCTGGAGGGTGGGGGGCTGCCATGAACTACTGGCCTCTATCG GTTTTGACTTGATGGAAGTTGGGAAGGACGAGGTGACTATGAGGACAGGAAAACATGCCAACAAGAGAAACCTCCAGTTTGCTCTGTCTGCACTCCTGGCCATCTTTG ACACATCTGAGGCTCCAAAGAGCCTGACCCTGGGAAGTTCATCATCTCTGGAGAGCCTGTCGTCATCTCAGTCCAGTACGTCAGTCCCAGCCGTCCCGAAGAGGGCGGAGGGTCTCTCCCCCACACCCCAGGGGGAGGGAGGGGACCAGAGAAGACTGAGCTGGGCCTCTCTCTACAG TGTCTCCTCCTATGGTATTCCCAGCATGGATCATGGTGACCGTGCTCCCAGCCAGGCCAACAGCAGTGAGACTCCCTCCAGGCTTCCCCAGTGGCCGCCCGCGACTGTACGACCACAGGAGTACGACCTGAAATCCAGCATGTTGGAAACCGACATGGCACGGGCATCTCCTGAAGCAGCAGTGTCAGACaggctacaaaatggcgggaattcTCCGCTACCTGAGGAGACACCCAAGAGCACTGCCGCCCATCTGAGGCATCTTCCTTCCGACATGACATCAACGCCACTCGCAAAATCTCGTCTGGAGGCAGAAAGAGACTCTCCTGTAAACAAACTCTCTCCACGGACATCGATGGATGCAACAGTAAATGACCAAAGAGTTTCGGGACACAAAGAGTTACCAGAAACAGAGGGAAAAGACTCCCCAGTTACGCCAGTCGCGAAGGATGTAAACCCTCCCACCCCTCCGAGAAGACGATCCCGTCTCCACGGTCGCAAAAGCCTGTTTGAAATGGGGCCAACCCAGGGGTACTTTCCGGAAGTTGGTCCTGGCTTTCCCAAAAGGGACTCTGATTCGTTAAGCATCAATTCTTCTCAGACCAATGAAGACGGGGACAAGCAGTCGTGGAATCTGCGTGCTTCGGGAAGTAGCAAACACTCCACGGCTTCAACAACTTCTTCGTCTACTCTCGTGGAAGACTCTCGGGCGGGAGGCGATGTGCAGATTTCTCCTGCTCCAAGCCCGACGTCGTCTTCTGTTGGAGAAAAACAGACTCCCCAGAAAGAGGGAGAAGGAAATATATCACTAGCAGAGAAGGTCCTACAGGATGTGGAAACCTACAGGCTTGCCGTAGAGAAAATGCAGAGAATATCCAAGTTTGAGACTCAGCAGAAGCTGCTGGAACAGCAGATGAAAGGAAGGAGAGAGGCTGCGATGAACCAGAAGAGACCGACCAATCAGAAACCCACCCCTCCGCCGAGGAAGTCGTCCACACTTTCCGACAATCCGACGCCACAGATTCCTCCTAAACCAAATATACCACCAAAACCTTCACCAGTGAGGACAGAATCTCCGTATTATGACAACATCAGTAGAAGCAGTCGCCCGTCTGACCTCTCGGACTCCAATGTGTCCAGCAGCGGAGAGGATGGGTCGTCCACGCCTACGAGACGTATGATGAAGTACCCGAGCTCTCCGTACTCGTGCCACATTGTGGACAGGAGCCCGCGTAGAACTCCTGAAATTACGGCAAAGGCAGTCGACGTGGACAAAAATTCCTCGAAGTCCAGCAAACATTCTCACAGATCACACAGATCTGAAGGATCTGCAAGGCAAGGCAAGGAAGGCAAGCATGAGAGACGGGCACACAGATCAAAAGAAGACAGGAAGGCCCCTGCAGAAGAGACTAGTTCTAAACCTCCAACGGAAAGCGTTGTATCGTCAGCTACGCCAGCGTACATCAAACCCAGGCCTCCTGCGACAAACAGCTTACCAAATCAGAGTCCAGCATTCGCAAAGCTCCGGCAATATTTCTCCTCCCCTCCAGACAAAATGAAACCTCCAAAACAGGGGAAACCACAGGAAGCAATAGAGATGGGCAACATGGCCAGTTCTGCTGCAGATAAGCCTACTACACCAGATAGTCCCACGAACTCAATTCGATCCAGGGGAAGTCAACATTCTAATGGGCCTGTGAGTTCCTCCAGGACAAAACCACTCCCACCATACCCCGGCCCACCCAGGATGGGCATCGGCCCGCCACCTTACCCAGGCTCACCTCGTTCCAGCCTGTCCTCCAACCCCCCATCAACCTCCAGCTCACCCCGTTCCAGCATTGCTCCCCCACCTTACTCCACTCCTACTGCACCAGTCCACACAAACTCgccacacaacaaggtggttcCTAACACCAACCCCAGCCGCCCAACTCTAACTGGTAGCACGTCTGGTTCACGCAGACCATCCCAACAGACAGTAGAAGACAAGATACGCGAGGAGACAATGCTAGCAGCAGCACAGGTGGACATGCTTATCGCAGAAGAGCAGAGACGATCTTCCATGGCAAATGGGTCGGTCCCTAGTGCTAGTACAGCTAGTCCTAAAAAAGTCCCAGGTTCACCGGGAtccaaaattgtgaaaattccGCCAAGCAAACCAAACGGACCTTTAAGGATGGTTTACTTGGAAAATGGCACAAGGATTATTCCTAATGAAAAACTGCTCCAGTCTTCAAAGTGCTGA